A region from the Brassica napus cultivar Da-Ae chromosome C8, Da-Ae, whole genome shotgun sequence genome encodes:
- the LOC106413045 gene encoding histone acetyltransferase HAC12-like: MTVARRLEQMLFKMAISKEEYMNPSTLESRIASLIKGKQLNNYNKRRTNSSLVGKMAPTTTGLSHAGASAGLGPSGNTVGPMDHDVLELREYMRTLVFSELHKHHPCPADDASKAKYLHVSRRLEEGIYQMANTKVFLKYLFDRYFRQLATLIYLGMPKQDRLTLINIWCLMSSL; the protein is encoded by the exons TGACTGTTGCTAGACGCTTAGAACAGATGCTATTTAAGATGGCAATCTCAAAG GAGGAGTACATGAACCCGTCTACCCTTGAGTCTAGGATTGCGAGCTTAATAAAAGGCAAACAGTTGAATAATTACAATAAGAGGCGTACTAATTCTTCTTTGGTTGGAAAGATGGCACCTACGACTACTGGATTATCACACGCTGGTGCTAGTGCTGGTTTAGGGCCTTCAGGTAACACTGTTGGTCCCATGGATCATGATGTCTTGGAACTTCGCGAGTACATGCGAACCCTTGT CTTCAGCGAGTTACATAAACACCATCCATGTCCAGCCGATGATGCATCAAAGGCTaagtatttacatgtttctagaCGCTTAGAGGAGGGTATCTATCAAATGGCAAACACAAAGGTATTCTTAAAATACTTATTTGATCGATATTTTCGGCAATTAGCAACATTGATTTACTTAGGAATGCCAAAACAAGATAGGCTGACGCTTATAAACATATGGTGTCTCATGTCCTCACTTTAA